Genomic DNA from Mauremys mutica isolate MM-2020 ecotype Southern chromosome 13, ASM2049712v1, whole genome shotgun sequence:
ttaatttttttaaaacattgttatGAATAAATTTAATCCAATGATATGGCAGAACCATCAAGCCAATTTACAATCCTCAGCATGCTGCCTCTACAAGGCTATTTTCCCTATAATTACACCAATGATAAAGAACAAAACCACCAGAGCAAGTAGTCTAGTGCTGAGCCCTTCTTCCTTGACAGCAGTTGCAGATGCAGATATTGGGTTGTTCGTCTGGGGAGCCTTCCTCATCCGCAGACCATCTTCTTCCTACAGGAAGGAATCCTAATGATTAGTTTTGACCAAAAAATGctgcataaaaaaacccaaatgaacaaacaaaaaaaccccaaaccccttaaTTAAGCCTATTAGATGAGTTTCTTTGGAAAGGCATGCAATTTTGATGCAGAAGTATGACAACTCGTCTCCATTCTATTCCTATCAGTCCATTTGaatgtggattaaaaaaaataaataaaaaaaattaattcattcAAGAAGTATCCCACAAATATATATGTACAGGGGGACAGCAACtttgagggcctgattttcagtactGTGCACACAAGTAAGTTGTGCACATTTGAACACTATCTTGCTCTTATGAAGATGCCAATCACAAACGGAATAGCCTTGAATTACGAAGTAGCAATTTTTCTCAGGTACTTGAGCAAAGTATTTCCGTTTTTACTTTTCATATACATGCTAATATTAAATGACATCTTACTGATACTACTGGGAATTACTGGCACACATTGTCCTACAATCTTATCAGTGCTCTTGATCTAAGAAGAGTCAGGTTAGTGATTGGATGAGATACCTATATTACAGCTGCTGATGGAGGAGCTTTAATTTTAATTGGATACAGTATTCATTACTTCCTGACCTAAACAGTTGTGTAGCAGTGCTACAGGCTGTTAACATGTCAGAAAGACTGTATTCAGGGGTGGATAAAGCAACCCCTTTGTGCCCATACCATTCAATTATCAGAAGGCTGGTGTTAGGCTGTAGTTGAATGTCTCTAACACTGTACATGGAATTACAAAAGGCGTGAGTGTCAAATAGTTGCAACATGGAAGTAGACTCAAGTTTGGGAAAATAAAATTAAGCTATTTTTCAaaagagcattttttaaaaattaaattcctAAAACTTCAAAAATTCACAGGGCAAGTTGGCCATTTCCTTACTTTTGACTTATGTTTTTAGCATTTGCTCATTCCAACAGGATGTTCAGTCTGCAGCACTGCTCCTTAGGACCTGtggagttttggttttttttaaactagagtcTTATACCACTTACTATTTGCCAAACGAAGCAGGTCACAGATAGTTAAAGGTTTTATAGTTCATGTCTTAGGCActgaaggccagattctcagacaAGTTAGAGACCCAATTTGCATGCACAATTAGGTTAAGTAGGAGCTACTCTGCACACAACTGTGCATCTACTGTATGTTGGAAGATCTGGCACATAGTATAATCTGTTATACTGAGGTACAAATAACTGTTGCTGTACTGCTGCAAAAGCAGACATTTCTGAAGGGATTTTCTGAAGGCAGGCCTAATACTAGTTATGTAATTGACAATATGGATCTATGTtcagcttaaaaaaagaaaatgcagagCGAAAACTATTATGAAGGCTGGTGAACACGAGGACTAAGAATATGTACTAAGGTTTCAAAATGCTCTACAAGATTTTAACAGAACACTTTGCAAACGTTTGCTGCGAGCTTTCAATATGCTGTACTGAAGAATATTGCTTTACTGCTATAGGTGGACagtccagatccacaaaggaaaaaaatgaacaaaccaAGTTCTGACCCATGTAACCCTGGCCTGTCACACTGCACACTATCCTCCAATTTTGGCTTCAATCTTCAGTTATTCTTCATGGGTCTTTGGTTAAAGCAAAAATCAGATCAAGCTTTCCCCTTATAATTGAAATAACTTAAAAGAAAGGCTCAGCATAGCAGTATGAAAAGTCCATAGTACGAAGCACACTTAACTTTAAATACTATGAGAGTTGTATTtaagaaagatttatttttaaaaatcacatggcATTTCAGTCATCTTGTGAGACCTGGGCAAAGTGAGATCATAATGAGAGACTAAACCAGCATCTAGCATGCTTTAAGAGACATAAAAatggaggaaaaacaaaacagattttaaatggTAAAGATTTATTTCACACTTAAACGAATATTAAAGCAGGATGAATGTACAATCTCTTTCAATGTAGCTGTGCCCCATATTTTCAGCTTTATAGCTACTTCTAGGCCTAGATCTAGAGAGcaattaaaaactgatttaaaaaaagtacTTCAAAACAGTGACAAGTGGTTCTTCTATATGAGCTTTCATATTGCTGGGCTGGTCAAGGCATGAACCAGCGGTCCTCTTGCACTTTGGCTAACAGTTTAGAGTATGCATTGTAATAGCTTTGGACATTATGActgggatttccaaaagtgctcagtattggcctaactctgctcctgcTGAACTCAGCGGTAAAACTCCCAACTGATGTAGATGGAAGCAGACTTTGCCCAATGCggactgcttttgaaaattctgcccTAAATTCCTTCTACAAAAGAGGAGGGAAGAGAATGAATCATTTTGGGTCACTGTCATTTCACTTTGCCAGGCTGTATGCTTCAGACTTCAGCCCATGCCCCAAGAGTGCATGGATTTATGTACTTCATTTTGATTGCAAAAACTCAATTTGCAGATAAGAATTTGTGTTCTCCTTACACGTGTAACTAATACTTAAGTACCATGGCCCATGCAACCACTCCCACCCACAAAGAGGGCTTCAAACTCAAATGGGCAGAACTCAAAAGAAAAATCTTTACCTTAAACTGTTTATTCTCCTCCCGTAACCTCTGAACTTCTACTTGAAGCCTCTTATATTCTTCCATTACTTTCTTAACTTCAGTGTCATCCAAGGAAGAACTTATTGATTTAGACATTACAGAGGATTCTGTCTTTGCAGTTGTGGATATAAGTTTATTTATTTCTACATCATGCTGTCAAAAAAAGGACAGTGATCTTAGGgtgatattaaaaaaagaaaaaaccacaCCTTATATTGAGAGAACAAACTACTCTGCATCCCTGAACTGTgcctatcttaaaaaaaaaaatcttaaaattttCCTTTCTGCAGGCTTTATTTCCGCTTCCTGGTTTAGGGCaaaagtcagagcagcagcagcaaatcacAGACAGGGAGATCCCTAGACCAGGACTCTGTCTCTCACAatgagggtggggggggctgggacacTCATGTTCTGATTTGCTGtttgctctccctcccccactgccccaattCACTAACAGAACCTGTTCAGGAGGCATTAGTGCCACCATGCGTCTGAGCAGAAGGGAAGCATGGAGAGCACAGAATGGCAAATGGCTGCTTCCTATAtatgctgaggagctggggcagcatctCTGCCCAAGCTGCACCTGGCCCATTGCCAGGAAGCCACCTCTTTACCCTGCTGTACATCTCAACACCCTCACTACCCTCAGCTGGCCACCACTTCTCTACCGTTCTGTAGTGTAGAAGCGGGAAACCACCCTTCAAGCCAGTTTAGAGAACAGGAGTTGATATTTTAAACAACACTCATTTGTAATAAGGATGTAGGTGGAGAAACAATTCCCTATTCGCCATTCCAAATACAAGCCTGGACAGAAGGATCTCAGGGATTTCTTCCCACATCCTTCCCTTTGAACTTCTTGCATATTCTGAACTTTGGCACACATACTGGTAAAAGCCTTGTCACAAGGAATACAGGTTATAAGAATAAAGAATAGGATCTTGTTGCTACTTATGGTCTATTTTGTCCTAATGAGTTTTAGGGATTAAAGAAAAACCAAAACTGCAACTTCACGAGTGATGTTCAGACATATTAGGTTGCAAGTTTCACATAAATACAGGGCCATATTTCTCTCAGCTCCCAAAGAGTGTGCATACAAAAGTGCATTGGCCTGACACATGTGTACATAAATCCCAGTGTGAATGTGCACAAAGTGGGGTCTGCACATGCAGAATATTACAAGTCTGGTCCACAGATGAACAGAAAGAGGTATAAAAGTGACCACAGAAGGTGGGCCAATTGTATGGCTTGTTACAAATACATAATTGTAATTGCACAAGTTTGAATGCAAGGGAGAACAGTCTGCTCTTGTGCTTCCTGTACATGAGGTGAATGCACTGGATACACATTAATAGGCAGATCTTAATTCATCATTTGAGGACACTTATTTCCATCATGAATTAATCAGTATCTTCTCTGCCCCAACAAGAAACAACATAGCTCAGCTCCTAGCCAGCAGGGATCCCATGCCACAACTGCCATCTTTGCACTTGACCCCTTGCTAGCTTTCTACTTTTAAAACACCATTTCACTCTCAGGAAACCCCATCAGATCAGGAAGAAGGTAAACTGGAAGGGCAACAAGTGGAAGCTTGTACTGCTGATGCTTGTGTTGTATCCTCTCTGGGGATAAACCGAGGACTTCTGGGATACCAAACAGCACCTTTAacaaggcctttttttttttttaaaggcatcttTCATTAAGGAACAAAGATAAACCCCAAATCCACTGAGAAATAATGTTAGTAGTTTTGCTGCACTTCTGTTGTGCAAATTAACCTCTAGTTGGATTAAGCAGCATGAAGATTCTAATTAGTGTGTTTTTTCCCTAAAGGGGATGTTATAGGCTTGGTCTGTATGAACATGCATTTTTACATGTTCTAGCTGTGGTATTAAGTTAAATCGCCCACCACATTGTTGAAAATACTCACAGGTTTATCGTTTTCTGCTGGTAGCTCAAATACACATCTAAGTTTAGAATCCATGAGTTCTTctggttttgcttctttccactaaaaatttaaaaataatagtacAGTCACAATGAGGCTTATGGAAAAGGTAATGTAATTTGATTCCTTGTTGCACTGTCTGGTTCAGAAAAAACAACACTTGGTGCAGGTCTCTCgcaacttacgcgcatttaacatgcgcgatttcagctttacactGAAAGACCTGGAGTCCCGGacggggcgtggcctcaagagttaaaggtcctggggcaccagctgtggctgggagtcccagggcctttaaatcactcagggggctcccagctgcagaggtggctggtagcccctgggacgaattaaagggcccgaggctccagccaccgtggagctTCGGGACCTTTAAATGCCCCCCCGTCCTGCCGCCGGAGCTgagggcgggatttaaagggctcctccgggctccccaccAGGGTGGGAATCCtggcggagccctttaaatcccacccgcagctccggcgggacaggggtgggggcatTTAAGGGCTCCACCGGGCTCCCCGCCACGGAGGGAAGCCtggcagagccctttaaatgctccccctgctgggccacttccagccagtgctcctggctggaagCCCTCAGAAGAGGGTGAAGAATTGATGCAGCTCTGGCAGAGAAGTTaaggaaaagcagcaggacgCTGCTATCCCACAGGATCCGGAACCTTGAGTAGTGCCTGGGCTTGGGCCTCCCCATGCCCTGCCTCACCTGCtcgccactggggaagtggctgcaatATAGAACTGGGAGATCCTTCCTCCcctgggaagggggaaaaacacagATAGTGACAtggctggagggctaagtcaTGAAAAGGACCTGTCTCAGCCCAGGAAACAGCATCTACAGGCAGAGAAGGCACCAGGAGAGGGCATGCAGGTTGAGAACTAATCCCtgagacagccagcaggaggcactgtcaCTCTGGTAAGTGAACTCAATCACACATGTTCATACATATTTGTTAGTTACCTGCTGAAGTCCAATGTATTCAGTGCTGCATAGGTGATACAGCCTTTATATCATCTAAGCAGACTAACAATACACCTCTGCAACATTTTATGTACAAGTGTACAAATCAGAACTTCTTGCCTGATACAAATGATAACCCATAACTGAAGCGGCTAGCTCACAAGAATGCTTTCTAGCTAGGAAGGTCCACAATTGTGTGTGGAGTGTTCACACACTTCTCTCTCTCAATTTATTTTTGTtagtggtgggcaaactttttggcctgcgggccacatcggGGTGCGAAACTGTagggagggctgggtagggagggctgtgcccccccaaacagcctggcctccgCCACCATCCACtttctgccccctgactgcccctctcagaactccccgacccatccaacccccccactccttgggacccccaccccctatccaacccctcctgctccctgtcccctatccatacccctgcctcctgacaggccccgggaccccacctcctatccaGTCCCCCTGTTCCACGCCGCCTCTCGctaaacctctgccccatccaaccgcctcgttccctgtcccgactgccccccaggaccctctgccCCATATCCAAGcctccagcccccttaccatgctgctctgagcagcatatCTGGAGGCgcgccgccccaggcacgctGCCGTGCTGCCCTGCGTGAGCGTTAGCCTGCCGCCCAGAGTGCCGGCAGCGTGGCTGCGGGGAAGGGAGGACAGCAGGGATGGGGCCGGGGCTagcttccctggccaggagctcaggggccaggcagggtggtcctgtgggccacagtttgcccacctctgttttaGATAATCAGCACATCTCAACACCTACAGTTTGTGGCCCACCCGCATACAGTCTGAGTAAGGATTTGACTCAGGTAGATAGCTGAATTGTTCTGTCACTTTTCTGTTGCTGAAATCAGGATTCTCTTTTGAAATTGTTGGCTGGCTGTGAAGCGTTGAAAGCTTTAGAGGACTCTTGAAATCTGTCACATCTGTTTATCCAGAATAGGAAGATATCTGTATTGTGGTAACATACTGAAGGACTGAGGGAGTACTGCAGGAAGAAAAAATTATGTTGGCCTGGAGAGTTCTGGAAAATTGAAACACTCCTATAGGCTCCATGGTGTGGAGATAAATTTCTGATGATATAAAATAGTGCACAAAAATTTGATTGGTAAATCTCTCTGCCAAAGTAGGATTGTTTCTAACCAGGTAGAGGCTATTGCTTAATCTAGCCGCCTTTTAAAACATGCTAAACCAAGGGGCTTCAATGACTTCCTGTGGAAGCATGAGTTCTGGCATGCTTAAAGGTTTAGAGCCTGTGAAACCATCCAAGAGGGTGACATTGTAGACACGAGTAAGATTACGTGACAGTAAGTCATCTGTATGGTTTTCTGGCCAGTCTAATAAAGACAATCTAAGATCAACCTAGTTATCTTCATAGAACTACACACAAATTTGTTCACTTCTACTATGCGATTTCTACTTGGCAAAAGAGCTAGCCTGTCTGCACTGCAAACTCACCATACCCTCACAGAAACAGAGGATGGGAAAAGAGACATCAGTTTCTCAAATAATATAGAAAAGGGAGTAGTTCTCTTCAATGGAACCACTACAAAAACCCTATTACAATGAGCATGCTCTCGTTTAGCTAGCAAAACCACCGCTGCAAGCAAAGAGAATCAATAAGTATCTTacagggttttttattttaacagtttACTATATCATGAAATCAAATGTGTAACAAGATGGGATGTGTACCtgccatttatttttatataatttttaaaaggtgtacTAGTTTAAAAAAGGGTCAACTAAGGAGATATTTACAAAAATCCTCTTTCTTAAAGAAAGGGAGAGACTTGTGGTCATAAATGGGATTAGTTTAAATCTGCTGTCCCTTCAGATGCATTTTTTCGTAGGTGAGTTTATATGAAATAAGCTTAATTTAAGTGGACAAGAGAGTTTAAAAAGCAGGTGGATAGTGAAAAAGTATATTGCACAAAAACTATGTTATATAGCTAGGAGTTTGTGCAAGGAAATATGTTTTCAACAAAAAGTACATAGGCTACTTTTAGGGTTTTTCACTTGTGTCAAATGTTTAAAGTAATAAAAGTAAGGGTGGAGAAGGGTTCAACAGCAAGACTCTTACTATTACGGGAAGTGCCATCAGTGGAGAGACAAGCATACTGGTGAGTCTTTAACAGTCAGTGCTGCTTGCTTTGCTTCTTTCCAAGCTTCCTTAAAGTAGCCAACAATTTAATTGCTATATCCTTCGTCCTTCTTCACCGCAGGCTCTACCTACCTCTGTTTTCCTCATTTATAACCCATTTAATGCTGTACTGGAAGATCTCTGGGGTAAGGACCACATATGGGCAAATAAACAAGGGAAAGGATAAAGAAAACTCTACAATACTAGGAAATATCCTGGTTCCCACTGGAAAGGCGGAGGCTGGTCTAGGGAAGTCCTAGTGTACATTCAGGAGGATTGAGAGACTGCGGCTTGAGGGAAATGTTTCATAGAGCATAGGAGATGCAAAACAAAAATCAGACCATTAGCCTTgtaggctccccccaccccacctttttTAATTTGGACCCAGCCTGGTGTCCTACCACTGACAGAGCAGCTACTATCTGTTTCTGAGGAAGGCAACTCTCCCCATAGTGCACCGATCCAATTCTGCAATGCTGAGACTTCTGGCACAAGAAACATGGGGGTGAGAGTAGAGATCTTCACTCTTTAGAGTTATCGGGAAAACCATGAAGTTCATTAAATCAACCTACAAGCAATGCTAGAAAAATTTGATTCTGTTCCTCTTTATTTGTATAGTTTTATAAAGAGAGAACATCTTAAAGGACACAGTCTCTATAAATTAGTTTCAATACTTACTACTGCTTCCATATCTGAAGTATCAGCTGGAGCAAAGATAGACTGTACCATAAACTTGTGTTTACTTTTCTCGTTAGGGTCGTAATCGAAAGGTTGTAGCATcactgcaagaaaaaaaaaagttacattagaATCACTAATGATTCCCCATGACTATATGGTGTCTTAAATAATATACTAGGTTAAACTGGATTCTAAGTTGCATGCCCTTATGCTGAAATACACTGCATAGATCTGGCCGAGATTCTGAATTCAAAATTAAATCACTAATTCGTGAAAGTTCAGACTCCTCAAACAAAAATTTACATTTAAGAATCACAGCAACCTTCTGTACAAAACCCCAGAAGAATAATGATAGTAACTTGTACACAGCAGGAGAATCTATGTTTTATATATGGGAGGGGGAAGATGTGGAAAAGAGCATCTAGAACAAAGTAATGACCATGCATTCTGATTACTCATACACCGTATTGCTGACAGGTCTGAAAGAAAACTGCACAGAGCCAAACTAAGACATAAGGCTGTTTTAGAGGTTGAGATTAAAGTTTAAAGATGTAGGTTCTCTTTGGAATGCTTAGAAGTCTCAGGATCCTATTTTACAGCAGAGATGTTTCACATTAAAAATGTTGTATACATTTTAATTTGTTGTAATTTATAGCACAATCTTCTTCAAAACTACAGAAAGGCTTAATCAACTTTGTAATAAGTGGAGTTAGAATTACATTATAATGCCGAAATTAATGTATTTGAAATTGATTGTGGAGAATGAGGACCATATCTGCCCATCCTCCCCCTTGCATTAAAATTTTAATCTGCTAGAATAATCCAGTGCTCACATTCCGCCTTGCTAATTAAGATCTATGACAGATGTTTTCCTAGCTGCAGCTATGGCTTAAGATACCTTTCTTTGTGCACATATGAAAAAATGCCCTTTGTTCTTAATCTTTTATAAGTAGCTCCCAGGAAGTAAGGCAATAGGTACTCAAACTATTTTTCAGGCATCATGGCTCCATGAACCTAGGAGCAACATGAAAGCAGAATGCTCATCACACTAAGCACTCCATCCTTCTAATGTAacgctaatatttaaaaagggctgtaggggtgatcccggcaattacagaccggtaagtctaacgtcggtaccgggcaaattagttgaaacaatagtaaagaataaaattgtcagacacatagaaaaacaaactcttgagcaatagtcaacatggtttctgtaaagggaaatcatgtcttactaatctattagagttctttgaaggggtcaacaaacatgtggacaagggggatccggtggacatagtgtacttagatttccagaaagcctttgacaaggtccctcaccaaaggctcttacgtaaattaagctgtcatgggataaaagggaaggtcctttcatggattgagaactggttaaaggacagggaacaaagggtaggaattaatggtaaattctcagaatggaaaggggtaactagtggtgttccaagggtcagtcctaggaccaatcctattcaatttattcataaatgatctggagaaaggggtaaacagtgaggtggcaaagtttgcagatgatactaaactactcaagaaagttaagaccaaagcagattgtgaagaacttcaaaaagatctcacaaaactaagtgattgggcaacaaaatggcaaatgaaatttaatgtggataaatgtaaagtaatgcacattggaaaaaataaccccaactatacatacaacatgatgggggctaatttagctacaacgagtcaggaaaaagatcttggcgtcatcgtggatagttctctaaagatgtccacgcagtgtgcagaggcggtcaaaaaagcaaacagaatgttaggaatcattaaaaaagggatagggaataagactgagaatatattattgcccttatataaatccatggtacgcccacatctcgaatactgtgtacagatgtggtctcctcacctcaaaaaagatattctagcactagaaaagcttcagaaaagagcaactaaaatgattaggggtttagagagggtcccatatgaggaaagattaaagaggctaggactcttcagcttggaaaagagaagactaaggggggacatgatagaggtatataaaatcatgagtgatgttgagaaagtggataaggaaaagttatttacttattcccataatacaagaactaggggtcaccaaatgaaattaataggcagcaggtttaaaacaaataaaaggaagttcttcttcaagcagcgcacagtcaacttgtggaactccttacctgaggaggttgtgaaggctaggactataacaatgtttaaaaggggactggataaattcatggaggctaagtccataaatggctattagccaggatgggt
This window encodes:
- the VAPB gene encoding vesicle-associated membrane protein-associated protein B/C isoform X4; this encodes MAKVEQVLSLEPQHELKFKGPFTDVVTTNLKLGNPTDRNVCFKVKTTAPRRYCVRPNSGIIDAGTSINVSVMLQPFDYDPNEKSKHKFMVQSIFAPADTSDMEAVWKEAKPEELMDSKLRCVFELPAENDKPEEDGLRMRKAPQTNNPISASATAVKEEGLSTRLLALVVLFFIIGVIIGKIAL
- the VAPB gene encoding vesicle-associated membrane protein-associated protein B/C isoform X1, with the translated sequence MAKVEQVLSLEPQHELKFKGPFTDVVTTNLKLGNPTDRNVCFKVKTTAPRRYCVRPNSGIIDAGTSINVSVMLQPFDYDPNEKSKHKFMVQSIFAPADTSDMEAVWKEAKPEELMDSKLRCVFELPAENDKPHDVEINKLISTTAKTESSVMSKSISSSLDDTEVKKVMEEYKRLQVEVQRLREENKQFKEEDGLRMRKAPQTNNPISASATAVKEEGLSTRLLALVVLFFIIGVIIGKIAL